A genome region from Mycolicibacterium litorale includes the following:
- a CDS encoding virulence factor Mce family protein, whose protein sequence is MRTLEGSNRLRGGLMGIIILVLVVGVGQSFASVPMLFAKPRYFAQFGDTGGINPGDKVRIAGVDVGEVLKTEIEGDKVVVGFTLGGTQIGSDSRAAIRTDTILGRKNIEIEPRGSTALEANGILPLGQTTTPYQIYDAFFDLTKSASGWDTTSVRESLNVLSETIDQTYPHLSAALDGVARFSDTIGKRDEQLKQLLANANKIAGVLGERSGQVNALLVNAQTLLAAINERSYAVGQLLERVSAFSEQVEGFIDDNPNLNRVLEQLRVISDILVERKFDLVDVLTTLSKFTASLAEAFASGPYFKVMLVNLAPYWILQPYVDAAFKKRGIDPQKFWRDAGLPAYQFPDPNGVRQPNGAPPPAPATLQGTPEYPNPAVPRGDPCSYTPPADGLPTPGNPLPCADLSVGPFGDNPYGPNYHGRPNVATSEPNPNGMLPTPGVASSGVPGQQAPVVPGTPVPLPPAPPGARNEPPGPFPGPTAVGGQVNNVPPPPALPGPPPPPGPGQQLSPAQTGPLPGNPPFLPPGSQQ, encoded by the coding sequence ATGAGAACGCTCGAGGGATCGAACCGCCTCCGCGGCGGGTTGATGGGCATCATCATCCTGGTGCTCGTCGTCGGGGTCGGACAGAGCTTCGCCAGCGTGCCTATGCTGTTCGCCAAGCCGAGGTACTTCGCGCAGTTCGGCGACACCGGCGGCATCAACCCCGGCGACAAGGTCCGCATCGCCGGCGTCGACGTCGGCGAGGTGCTCAAGACCGAGATCGAGGGCGACAAGGTCGTCGTCGGCTTCACGCTGGGCGGTACGCAGATCGGCAGTGACAGCCGCGCGGCGATTCGCACGGATACGATTCTGGGCCGCAAGAACATCGAGATCGAGCCGCGTGGGTCGACTGCGCTGGAGGCGAACGGAATTCTGCCGCTGGGGCAGACGACCACGCCGTACCAGATCTACGACGCGTTCTTCGACCTCACCAAGTCGGCATCCGGCTGGGACACCACATCGGTGCGCGAGTCGCTCAATGTGCTGTCGGAGACGATCGACCAGACCTATCCGCACCTGAGCGCGGCGCTCGACGGGGTGGCCCGCTTCTCCGACACCATCGGTAAGCGCGACGAGCAGCTCAAACAGCTGCTGGCCAATGCCAACAAGATCGCCGGGGTGCTGGGTGAGCGCAGCGGTCAGGTGAATGCGCTGCTGGTCAACGCGCAGACCCTGCTGGCCGCGATCAACGAGCGCAGCTACGCCGTCGGCCAGCTGCTGGAGCGGGTGTCGGCGTTCTCGGAGCAGGTCGAGGGCTTCATCGACGACAACCCGAACCTCAACAGGGTGCTCGAGCAGCTGCGCGTGATCAGCGACATCCTCGTCGAGCGCAAATTCGACCTGGTCGACGTGCTGACCACGCTGAGCAAGTTCACCGCATCGCTGGCCGAGGCCTTCGCGTCCGGCCCGTACTTCAAGGTCATGCTGGTCAACCTGGCGCCCTACTGGATCCTGCAGCCGTACGTCGACGCGGCGTTCAAGAAGCGCGGCATCGACCCGCAGAAGTTCTGGCGTGACGCCGGTCTGCCGGCCTACCAGTTCCCGGATCCGAACGGGGTGCGTCAGCCCAACGGTGCGCCGCCGCCTGCGCCGGCGACCCTGCAGGGCACTCCGGAGTACCCGAATCCCGCGGTGCCGAGGGGCGACCCATGTTCCTACACCCCGCCGGCCGACGGCCTGCCCACACCGGGCAATCCGCTGCCGTGTGCGGACCTGAGCGTCGGCCCGTTCGGCGACAATCCCTACGGTCCGAACTACCACGGCCGGCCCAACGTGGCGACGTCGGAGCCGAACCCGAACGGCATGTTGCCCACTCCCGGCGTCGCCAGTTCCGGGGTGCCGGGTCAGCAGGCGCCCGTGGTGCCGGGTACGCCCGTGCCGCTGCCGCCGGCCCCGCCGGGTGCGCGCAACGAGCCGCCGGGACCGTTCCCCGGTCCGACGGCCGTAGGCGGTCAGGTGAACAACGTGCCGCCGCCGCCGGCGCTGCCGGGTCCGCCGCCGCCGCCGGGGCCGGGCCAGCAGCTGTCGCCCGCCCAGACGGGTCCGCTGCCGGGCAATCCACCGTTCCTCCCGCCGGGATCTCAACAATGA
- a CDS encoding virulence factor Mce family protein: MKITGTALKLGAFSLVLLLFTAIIIVVFGQMRFDRTTGYSAIFTNVSGLRPGQFVRASGVEVGKVSKIELIEGGSRVKVDFKVDRSLPLFDESTASVRYLNLIGDRYLELKRGDSDRKMPSGGTIPVERTEPALDLDALIGGFRPLFRALDPEKVNNIARSIITVFQGQGGTINDILDQTASLTSALADRDQAIGEVIRNLNTVLDTTVRHQEQFDETLVNFERLITGLKNRADPIASSVADISDAAGTVADLLAENRPLLQDTVGYLEATQQPLVEQKGQLNDILVRLPNALKIIGRAGGVYGDFFNFYACDVTLKLNGLQPGGPVRTVKVWGQPTGRCTPQ; encoded by the coding sequence ATGAAAATCACCGGTACCGCACTCAAACTCGGCGCCTTCTCGCTGGTGCTGCTGCTGTTCACCGCGATCATCATCGTGGTGTTCGGTCAGATGCGTTTCGATCGCACCACCGGCTACTCGGCGATCTTCACCAATGTCAGCGGCCTGCGGCCCGGCCAGTTCGTCCGCGCCTCCGGCGTCGAGGTCGGCAAGGTCTCCAAGATCGAGCTGATCGAAGGGGGCAGCCGGGTCAAGGTCGACTTCAAGGTCGACCGGTCCCTGCCCCTGTTCGACGAGTCCACCGCGTCGGTGCGCTACCTGAACCTGATCGGCGACCGCTACCTCGAACTCAAGCGCGGCGACAGCGATCGGAAGATGCCCTCCGGCGGCACCATCCCGGTCGAGCGCACCGAACCCGCGCTGGACCTCGACGCGCTCATCGGCGGTTTCCGCCCGCTGTTCCGGGCGCTCGACCCGGAGAAGGTCAACAACATCGCCAGGTCGATCATCACGGTATTCCAGGGGCAGGGCGGCACCATCAACGACATCCTCGACCAGACCGCGTCGCTGACGTCGGCGCTGGCCGATCGAGACCAGGCGATCGGTGAGGTGATCCGCAACCTCAACACCGTGCTCGACACCACCGTCAGGCACCAGGAGCAGTTCGACGAAACGCTGGTGAACTTCGAGCGGCTCATCACCGGTTTGAAGAACCGCGCCGACCCGATCGCGTCGTCGGTCGCCGACATCAGCGACGCCGCGGGCACCGTGGCCGACCTGCTCGCCGAGAACCGGCCGCTGCTGCAGGACACGGTCGGCTACCTGGAGGCCACCCAGCAGCCGCTGGTCGAGCAGAAGGGTCAGCTCAATGACATCCTCGTCCGGTTGCCGAACGCGTTGAAGATCATCGGCCGCGCCGGCGGCGTGTACGGCGACTTCTTCAACTTCTACGCCTGCGACGTGACGCTCAAGCTCAATGGCCTGCAGCCGGGCGGGCCGGTGCGCACCGTCAAGGTGTGGGGTCAGCCCACGGGTAGGTGCACTCCGCAATGA